A single window of Plutella xylostella chromosome 25, ilPluXylo3.1, whole genome shotgun sequence DNA harbors:
- the LOC105381847 gene encoding bilin-binding protein has protein sequence MLSLFVLSLVAAASAGVVHDGKCPELKAVENFNLTGYVGTWYEISKFATPDEKNGKCAAAEYNLDGEAVKVKNTHVVDGVQVYIEGSAKLAPDANKAAKLLVSLNVGEVPRETPLSVVATDYEHYAIAYNCKFDEAKKSHSDSLWVLSRTKRLEGAAKTAVEDFFKANKELDATKLIETDFSEDACKFTQSKPWAPVKA, from the exons ATGCTCAGTCTATTCGTGTTGTCTCTGGTCGCGGCTGCATCAGCTGGCGTCGTCCACGATGGGAAGTGTCCAGAGCTGAAGGCTGTAGAAAATTTTAACCTGACAGGA TACGTCGGCACCTGGTACGAGATCTCCAAGTTCGCGACCCCTGACGAGAAGAACGGCAAGTGTGCCGCCGCAGAATACAACCTCGATGGGGAGGCTGTCAAGGTCAAGAACACGCACGTGGTGGACGGCGTCCAGGTCTACATCGAGGGCAGCGCCAAGCTGGCTCCAGATGCGAACAAAGCCGCCAAGCTCCTGGTTTCTCTGAATGTTGGAG AGGTCCCCCGCGAGACCCCCCTGAGCGTGGTCGCCACCGACTACGAGCACTACGCCATCGCCTACAACTGCAAGTTTGACGAGGCCAAGAAGAGCCATTCAG ATTCTCTATGGGTGCTGTCCAGGACAAAGAGGCTAGAAGGTGCTGCCAAGACCGCCGTTGAAGACTTCTTCAAGGCAAACAAGGAGCTTGATGCCACCAAACTGATCGAGACTGACTTCTCTGAAGACGCTTGCAAATTCACCCAATCCAAACCCTGGGCACCAGTGAAGGCTTAA